A window from Hemicordylus capensis ecotype Gifberg chromosome 2, rHemCap1.1.pri, whole genome shotgun sequence encodes these proteins:
- the LOC128342580 gene encoding zinc finger protein 420-like isoform X1, which translates to MRPDTHKMLEEPATQIKLEQELSVQNILEEKLSTQNKLEEDPSIQSMLEEEPVIQSKQEEEPRIQNMLEEKQPTQIKLEEEMSFQNILEEEPPTLIKLEEEPSLQSMLEEEPATQIKQEEESSVQNMLEQKLPAQIKLEEEQFVQNMLEEPTTQIKLEEEQFVHSMLEEELSSQIKLEEEPYVLNMLEEEPATQIKLEEDLSIHIKLEDELSTLFKQEEETSMQIKLEDESSVQNMVEEESFVQVKLEEEPSVQDFQYCEEGNRTSVDSLVAENSEESPCWWGAEQVRPQRMLLGGPQSDVSLIPEIRKGEHKSMKEKQLAQQSQESNQCLECGLIFNKATPSSTKKGLVCIDCGESFQQKSEFIRHQQVHKAKKPYECSECRKSIPQKGRLLKHQRTHSKESLHQCSECEKSFQQKDKLLQHQRIHARRKLYKCLECDASYPREKLLMVHQRSHMKVFGCADSGDSCYQEGSLSADQRTHTREQTCLCPECGKMFYDNKTMKRHLLTHREEKPYTCSKCGKSFRRKDNLLQHQRIHARRKLYKCLECDASYQREKLLMVHQRSHMKVFGCTESGEPCYQEGSLSADQRTHTRERSCLCPECGKMFYDNKTMNRHLLTHKEEKPYTCSKCGKNFRRKSGLLTHQAVHTKEKPYACPDCGKGFRHKATLVSHQRIHTGEKPFVCHECGQAFRERRSLYRHQKVHTAQVFYECLECKKVFLQEKSFFIHQRIHTGERPYECPECGKMFCAKSTMRRHQIVHLTEKPHECLNCGKSFRRKQSLLKHQNVHTSNKLYECPQCRRTFKSRDTLNKHQIIHTEENAQSVEKPYQCPDCGKSFRWKEHLSSHQKIHKEDTPYGCLECGKCFKRKYYLVLHQRTHTGEKPYECPDCEKAFRTKGALNEHQSIHTGEKPYQCLECEKSFRSKAQLGSHQIIHKNEALYGCLVCGKGFHRRCLLVSHQRIHTGEKPFECPECGKTFHDRNILKRHQKIHTGEKPHECPVCGKSFLRSYCLTEHQRIHTGEKPFKCFECGKAFRKGKMLTSHHRHHIKEESHEDSECGKSFPSKKNPNTHQQIHTGEMLKSDSDVEPSMNVEDSDGLESPHSEDSLSLAGQHL; encoded by the exons ATGCGGCCGGACACCCATAAAATGCTAGAGGAGCCAGCCACCCAGATCAAGCTAGAACAGGAGTTGTCTGTCCAGAACATACTAGAAGAGAAGCTGTCTACCCAGAACAAGCTAGAAGAGGACCCATCCATCCAGAGCATGCTGGAAGAGGAGCCAGTCATCCAGAGCAAGCAAGAAGAGGAACCACGCATCCAGAACATGCTAGAAGAGAAGCAGCCCACTCAGATCAAGCTGGAAGAAGAAATGTCATTCCAGAACATATTAGAAGAAGAGCCACCCACCCTGATCAAGCTAGAAGAGGAACCATCCCTCCAGAGCATGCTAGAAGAGGAGCCAGCCACCCAGATCAAGCAAGAAGAGGAATCATCAGTCCAGAACATGCTAGAACAAAAGCTGCCTGCCCAGATCAAGTTAGAAGAGGAACAATTTGTCCAGAACATGTTAGAAGAGCCAACCACCCAGATCAAGCTAGAGGAGGAACAATTTGTCCACAGCATGCTAGAAGAAGAGCTGTCCTCCCAAATCAAGCTAGAAGAGGAACCATATGTTCTGAATATGCTAGAAGAGGAGCCGGCCACCCAGATCAAGCTAGAAGAGGACTTATCCATCCATATCAAGCTAGAAGATGAGCTGTCCACTCTGTTCAAGCAAGAAGAGGAAACATCCATGCAGATCAAGCTAGAGGATGAGTCATCTGTCCAGAACATGGTAGAAGAGGAATCATTTGTCCAGGTCAAGCTAGAAGAGGAACCATCTGTTCAGGATTTTCAGTACTGTGAGGAAG GAAATAGAACCTCAGTGGATTCTCTAGTAGCTGAGAATTCTGAAGAGAGTCCTTGCTGGTGGGGTGCAGAACAGGTGAGACCTCAAAGGATGTTGCTGGGTGGACCACAGAGTGATGTGTCCCTGATTCCTGAGATCCGCAAAGGTGAGCATAAATCCATGAAGGAAAAGCAGCTGGCACAGCAAAGTCAAGAATCTAATCAGTGCCTGGAATGTGGATTGATATTTAACAAAGCCACACCATCCTCTACAAAAAAAGGCCTCGTGTGTATCGATTGTGGGGAAAGTTTCCAACAAAAGTCTGAATTcattagacaccagcaagtccATAAGGCTAAAAAGCCATATGAGTGCTCAGAGTGTAGGAAAAGCATCCCGCAGAAGGGTCGCCTTCTGAAACATCAGAGAACCCACTCCAAAGAGAGTCTGCATCAATGCTCAGAGTGTGAAAAGAGCTTTCAACAGAAAGATAAGCTGCTGCAACATCAGAGAATCCATGCAAGAAGAAAACTTTATAAATGCCTAGAGTGTGACGCAAGCTACCCACGAGAGAAATTGCTTATGGTACATCAGAGGAGCCATATGAAAGTATTTGGCTGCGCTGATAGTGGAGACTCTTGCTACCAAGAAGGGTCTCTTTCAGCAGATCAGAGGACGCACAccagggaacaaacttgtttGTGTCCCGAGTGTGGAAAAATGTTCTATGATAATAAAACTATGAAAAGACATCTGCTTACACACAGGGAAGAGAAACCCTATACATGCTCcaaatgtgggaaaagcttccgACGGAAAGATAACCTGCTGCAACATCAGAGAATCCATGCAAGAAGAAAACTTTATAAATGCCTAGAGTGTGACGCAAGCTACCAACGGGAGAAGTTGCTTATGGTACATCAGAGGAGCCATATGAAAGTATTTGGCTGCACTGAGAGTGGAGAACCTTGCTACCAAGAAGGGTCTCTTTCAGCAGATCAGAGGACCCACACCAGGGAGAGAAGTTGCTTGTGTCCTGAGTGTGGAAAAATGTTCTATGACAATAAAACTATGAATAGACATCTGCTTACACACAAGGAAGAGAAACCCTATACATGCTCCAAATGTGGGAAAAACTTCCGACGAAAGAGTGGTCTTCTGACACATCAAGCAGTGCACACAAAAGAGAAACCTTATGCATGTCCTGATTGTGGGAAAGGTTTCCGCCATAAGGCAACACTTGTATCGCACCAAAGaattcacactggagagaaacccttTGTGTGTCATGAGTGTGGACAAGCCTTCCGTGAACGTAGGTCACTCTACAGACACCAAAAAGTACACACTGCACAAGTGTTCTATGAGTGCCTGGAGTGTAAGAAAGTCTTTCTTCAAGAGAAATCGTTTTTTatacatcagagaatccacactggagagagacCATACGAGTGTCCTGAATGTGGAAAAATGTTCTGTGCCAAATCAACAATGAGGAGACACCAGATAGTCCACTTAACAGAGAAACCGCATGAATGTTTAAACTGTGGAAAAAGCTTCCGGAGGAAGCAAAGTCTTCTCAAACATCAGAATGTCCACACCAGTAACAAACTCTATGAGTGTCCTCAGTGCAGAAGAACCTTCAAATCCAGAGACACATTAAATAAGCaccaaataatccacacagaagAGAATGCCCAGAGTGTGGAAAAACCCTATCAATGCCCAGATTGTGGGAAAAGCTTTCGATGGAAGGAACATCTGTCATCACATCAGAAAATCCACAAAGAAGACACGCCCTATggatgcctggagtgtggaaaatgCTTTAAACGGAAGTATTATCTTGTCTTGCATCAGAGaacacatactggagagaaaccttaTGAATGTCCTGATTGTGAAAAAGCCTTCCGAACAAAAGGTGCATTGAATGAGCATCAGAgcatccacactggggagaaaccataccaATGCCTGGAATGTGAGAAAAGCTTCCGAAGTAAGGCTCAACTTGGTTCACATCAGATAATCCACAAAAATGAGGCCCTTTATGGATGTCTGGTGTGTGGGAAAGGTTTTCACCGTAGGTGTCTGCTTGTGTCACACCAGAGAATTCACACCGGAGAAAAACCATTTGAGTGTCCTGAGTGTGGAAAAACCTTCCATGACAGAAACATACTGAAAAGACATCAgaaaatccacacaggagagaaaccccaTGAATGTCCCGTGTGTGGCAAAAGTTTCCTACGAAGTTACTGTCTCACTgaacaccagagaatccacactggagagaaacccttTAAATGTTTTGAGTGTGGAAAAGCATTTCGGAAAGGGAAGATGTTGACTTCACACCACAGACACCACATAAAAGAAGAAAGTCATGAGGACTCtgaatgtggaaaaagctttcCAAGTAAGAAAAATCCAAATACACACCAGCAAATACACACAGGAGAAATGCTAAAGAGTGACTCTGATGTAGAACCTTCCATGAATGTTGAGGACTCAGATGGACTGGAGAGTCCACACAGTGAGGACAGTTTGTCTCTTGCGGGACAACATCTGTGA
- the LOC128342580 gene encoding tigger transposable element-derived protein 1-like isoform X2 yields the protein MRPDTHKMLEEPATQIKLEQELSVQNILEEKLSTQNKLEEDPSIQSMLEEEPVIQSKQEEEPRIQNMLEEKQPTQIKLEEEMSFQNILEEEPPTLIKLEEEPSLQSMLEEEPATQIKQEEESSVQNMLEQKLPAQIKLEEEQFVQNMLEEPTTQIKLEEEQFVHSMLEEELSSQIKLEEEPYVLNMLEEEPATQIKLEEDLSIHIKLEDELSTLFKQEEETSMQIKLEDESSVQNMVEEESFVQVKLEEEPSVQDFQYCEEGRGREEEVRQRELEERKREGEKRRKEREREGSRSERERVKKMAPKRVRKGEEGAVAKRPRHVMSLGDKIKVLDCLREGQSSSMVGRLFGVSESTIRNIKKTEAAIRVSVANGTPSSRKVSYMPRDPNIEKTEKALNIWMEDQTQKKFPLSARMICNKARKIYRHLVESSGEGDPEKFQASKGWFENFKKRFSLHNVKLSGEIASADQQAAATFPAELKRLIQERGYVPDQVFNADETTLFWKRMPDRTFIAKEERRAPGFKAAKDRLTLLFCSNTSGGLMVKPMLVYRSLNPRALKGKNKNHLPVFWRANVKAWVTRTIFMSWFNDCFVHEVERYLREKNLVFKALLLLDNAPGHPPDLLLAHPNVEVVFLPPNTASLIQPLEQGIIQAFKRYYSRRNFEHIADLMDSNPDLTLKEAWKGYNITHALTIIKEAMDEIKASTLNACWRKLWKEAVKDPSAVPAVEEEVGRIVTSARRLGGEGFEDIQPTEVAELLESHSEELTEQDLEALIKSSSDQEEEEDCRATAKLILGKVNRFLKHASKLADEAVDMDPFIQGSLTFRQGLNELICPYAEVQKDLRKMMAQPTLLNFFKGVHREQSGTSEQPGTSGSSCRLLATVDTEEEEEEKEEGVGEPSSL from the exons ATGCGGCCGGACACCCATAAAATGCTAGAGGAGCCAGCCACCCAGATCAAGCTAGAACAGGAGTTGTCTGTCCAGAACATACTAGAAGAGAAGCTGTCTACCCAGAACAAGCTAGAAGAGGACCCATCCATCCAGAGCATGCTGGAAGAGGAGCCAGTCATCCAGAGCAAGCAAGAAGAGGAACCACGCATCCAGAACATGCTAGAAGAGAAGCAGCCCACTCAGATCAAGCTGGAAGAAGAAATGTCATTCCAGAACATATTAGAAGAAGAGCCACCCACCCTGATCAAGCTAGAAGAGGAACCATCCCTCCAGAGCATGCTAGAAGAGGAGCCAGCCACCCAGATCAAGCAAGAAGAGGAATCATCAGTCCAGAACATGCTAGAACAAAAGCTGCCTGCCCAGATCAAGTTAGAAGAGGAACAATTTGTCCAGAACATGTTAGAAGAGCCAACCACCCAGATCAAGCTAGAGGAGGAACAATTTGTCCACAGCATGCTAGAAGAAGAGCTGTCCTCCCAAATCAAGCTAGAAGAGGAACCATATGTTCTGAATATGCTAGAAGAGGAGCCGGCCACCCAGATCAAGCTAGAAGAGGACTTATCCATCCATATCAAGCTAGAAGATGAGCTGTCCACTCTGTTCAAGCAAGAAGAGGAAACATCCATGCAGATCAAGCTAGAGGATGAGTCATCTGTCCAGAACATGGTAGAAGAGGAATCATTTGTCCAGGTCAAGCTAGAAGAGGAACCATCTGTTCAGGATTTTCAGTACTGTGAGGAAG ggagagggagagaagaggaggtgagacagagagagttggaggagagaaagagagagggagagaagcggaggaaagagagagagagagaggggagcagaagtgagagagaaagagttaAAAAAATGGCTCCAAAACGTGtcagaaagggagaggaaggtgcTGTGGCTAAGCGGCCAAGGCATGTCATGTCCCTGGGTGACAAAATCAAAGTCCTGGACTGCCTGAGAGAAGGCCAAAGCAGCAGTATGGTTGGAAGATTGTTTGGGGTCAGCGAATCGACTATCCGCAACATTAAAAAAACTGAGGCTGCCATCAGAGTCAGTGTTGCCAATGGGACCCCGTCCTCTCGAAAAGTTTCCTACATGCCACGAGACCCCAACATCGAAAAGACGGAGAAGGCCCTGAACATCTGGATGGAGGACCAGACCCAGAAAAAGTTTCCTCTCAGTGCCCGCATGATCTGCAACAAGGCAAGGAAAATCTACAGGCATTTGGTAGAGAGCTCCGGAGAGGGAGACCCAGAGAAGTTTCAAGCCAGTAAGGGCTGGTTTGAGAACTTTAAGAAGCGGTTCAGCCTGCACAATGTGAAGCTTAGTGGGGAGATTGCCTCTGCAGACCAGCAGGCCGCAGCCACTTTTCCTGCGGAGCTGAAGAGACTAATCCAGGAAAGGGGCTATGTGCCCGACCAGGTGTTCAATGCAGATGAGACGACACTCTTTTGGAAGAGGATGCCTGACCGCACCTTCATtgccaaggaggagagaagggctCCAGGATTCAAAGCTGCCAAGGACAGGCTGACCCTTCTGTTCTGCTCAAATACCTCCGGTGGCCTGATGGTGAAGCCCATGCTCGTCTACAGGTCCCTGAATCCACGGGCACTGAAGGGGAAAAACAAGAACCACCTCCCTGTCTTCTGGAGGGCGAATGTGAAGGCCTGGGTCACACGCACCATCTTCATGTCCTGGTTCAACGATTGCTTTGTCCATGAGGTGGAGCGCTACCTGAGGGAGAAGAACCTGGTTTTCAAGGCGCTGCTGCTCTTGGACAATGCCCCAGGGCATCCTCCAgacctgctgcttgcccaccccAATGTGGAAGTGGTTTTCCTGCCTCCAAACACCGCGTCACTCATCCAGCCTCTGGAACAAGGCATCATCCAGGCCTTCAAGCGTTACTACTCCAGGCGCAACTTCGAGCACATTGCCGACCTGATGGACAGCAACCCTGACCTGACCTTGAAGGAAGCGTGGAAGGGCTACAACATCACCCACGCTTTGACCATCATCAAGGAGGCGATGGACGAGATCAAGGCCAGCACCCTGAATGCCTGCTGGAGGAAGCTGTGGAAGGAGGCTGTGAAGGATCCCAGTGCTGTGCCTGCTGTGGAGGAAGAGGTCGGGAGGATTGTGACTTCTGCCCGACGACTTGGTGGCGAAGGATTTGAAGACATCCAGCCGACTGAAGTTGCAGAGCTCCTGGAGTCACACTCTGAAGAGCTCACGGAACAAGACCTGGAGGCCCTGATCAAATCATCCAGTgatcaggaagaagaggaagactgcaGGGCCACAGCGAAGTTGATCCTGGGAAAGGTGAACAGGTTCCTCAAGCATGCCTCTAAGCTGGCAGACGAGGCAGTGGACATGGACCCCTTCATACAGGGCAGCCTGACATTCAGGCAAGGACTGAACGAACTTATCTGCCCTTATGCAGAAGTCCAAAAAGACCTGAGGAAGATGATGGCACAGCCAACCCTCCTAAACTTCTTCAAAGGAGTGCATAGAGAGCAATCCGGCACTTCAGAGCAGCCTGGTACTTCAGGGAGCAGCTGTcgactgcttgcaactgtggacacggaagaggaggaggaggagaaggaggagggtgtTGGTGAACCCTCTTCTCTATAA
- the LOC128342584 gene encoding zinc finger protein 420-like yields MRPDTHKMLEEPATQIKLEQELSVQNILEEKLSTQNKLEEDPSIQSMLEEEPVIQSKQEEEPRIQKLLEEKQPTQIKLEEEMSFQNILEEEPPTLIKLEEEPSLQSMLEEKLPAQIKLEEEQFVQNMLEEPTTQIKLEEEQFVHSMLEEELSSQIKLEEEPYVLNMLEEEPATQIKLEEDLSIHIKLEDELSTLFKQEEETSMQIKLEDESSVQNMVEEESFVQVKLEEEPSVQDFQYCEEGNRTSDSLVAENSEESPHGWGAEQVRPHRILLGGPQSDVSLIPEIRKGEHKSMKEKQLAQQSQESNQRTHSRESLHQCPECEKSFQLKDKLLQHQRIHARRKLYKCLECDISYPREKLLMVHQRNHMKVFGCAESGESCYQEGSLSADQRTHTRERSCLCPECGKMFYDNKTMNRHLLTHKEEKPYTCSKCGKSFRRKSGLLTHQAVHTKEKPYACPDCGKGFCHKTTLVSHQRIHTGEKPFVCHECGQAFHASWSLSRHQKVHTAQVFYECLECKKVFLQEKSFFIHQRIHTGERPYECPECGKTFCAESAMRRHQTVHLTEKLHECLDCGKSFRWKQNFLRHQNVHTSNKLYECPQCRRTFKSRDALNKHQIIHTEENAQSVEKPYQCPDCGKSFRWKEYLSSHQKIHKEDAPYGCLECGKCFKRKYYLVLHQRTHTGEKPYECPHCGKAFRTKGALNEHQSIHTGEKPYQCLECKKSFRSKDQLGSHQIIHKNEALYGCLVCGKGFRRESLLVLHQRIHTGEKPFECPECGKTFHDRNILKRHQKIHTGEKPHECPVCGKSFLRSYCLTEHQRIHTGEKPFKCFECGKAFRKGKMLTSHHRHHIRKESHEETECGKSFPSKKNPNTHQQIHTGEMLKSYSDVEPSMNVEDSDGLESPHSEDSVSLAGQHL; encoded by the exons ATGCGGCCGGACACCCATAAAATGCTAGAGGAGCCAGCCACCCAAATCAAGCTAGAACAGGAGTTGTCTGTCCAGAACATACTAGAAGAGAAGCTGTCTACCCAGAACAAGCTAGAAGAGGACCCATCCATCCAGAGCATGCTGGAAGAGGAGCCAGTTATCCAGAGCAAGCAAGAAGAGGAACCACGCATCCAGAAATTGCTAGAAGAGAAGCAGCCCACTCAGATCAAGCTGGAAGAAGAAATGTCATTCCAGAACATATTAGAAGAAGAGCCACCCACCCTGATCAAGCTAGAAGAGGAACCATCCCTCCAGAGCATGCTAGAAGAAAAGCTGCCTGCCCAGATCAAGTTAGAAGAGGAACAATTTGTCCAGAACATGTTAGAAGAGCCAACCACCCAGATCAAGCTAGAGGAGGAACAATTTGTCCACAGCATGCTAGAAGAAGAGCTGTCCTCCCAAATCAAGCTAGAAGAGGAACCATATGTTCTGAATATGCTAGAAGAGGAGCCGGCCACCCAGATCAAGCTAGAAGAGGACTTATCCATCCATATCAAGCTAGAAGATGAGCTGTCCACTCTGttcaagcaagaagaagaaacatCCATGCAGATCAAGCTAGAGGATGAGTCATCTGTCCAGAACATGGTAGAAGAGGAATCATTTGTCCAGGTCAAGCTAGAAGAGGAACCATCTGTTCAGGATTTTCAGTACTGTGAGGAAG GAAATAGAACCTCAGATTCTCTAGTAGCTGAGAATTCTGAAGAGAGTCCTCATGGGTGGGGTGCAGAACAGGTGAGACCTCACAGGATTTTACTGGGTGGACCACAGAGTGATGTGTCCCTGATTCCTGAGATCCGCAAAGGCGAGCATAAATCCATGAAGGAAAAGCAGCTGGCACAGCAAAGTCAAGAATCTAATCAGAGAACCCACTCCAGAGAGAGTCTGCATCAATGCCCAGAGTGTGAAAAGAGCTTTCAACTGAAAGATAAGCTGCTGCAACATCAGAGAATCCATGCAAGAAGAAAACTTTATAAATGCCTAGAGTGTGACATAAGCTACCCACGAGAGAAGTTGCTTATGGTACATCAGAGGAACCATATGAAAGTATTTGGATGCGCTGAGAGTGGAGAATCTTGCTACCAAGAAGGGTCTCTTTCAGCAGATCAGAGGACCCACACCAGGGAGAGAAGTTGCTTGTGTCCAGAGTGTGGAAAAATGTTCTATGACAATAAAACTATGAATAGACATCTGCTTACGCACAAGGAAGAGAAACCCTATACATGCTCcaaatgtgggaaaagcttccgACGAAAGAGTGGTCTTCTGACACATCAAGCAGTGCACACAAAAGAGAAACCTTATGCATGTCCTGATTGTGGGAAAGGTTTCTGCCATAAGACAACACTTGTATCGCACCAAAGaattcacactggagagaaacccttTGTGTGTCATGAGTGTGGACAAGCCTTCCATGCAAGTTGGTCACTATCCAGACACCAAAAAGTACACACTGCACAAGTGTTCTATGAGTGCCTGGAGTGTAAGAAAGTCTTTCTTCAAGAGAAATCGTTTTTTatacatcagagaatccacactggagagagacCATACGAGTGTCCTGAATGTGGAAAAACGTTCTGTGCCGAATCAGCAATGAGGAGACACCAGACAGTCCACTTAACAGAGAAACTGCATGAATGTTTAGACTGTGGAAAAAGCTTCCGGTGGAAGCAAAATTTTCTCAGACATCAGAACGTCCACACCAGTAACAAACTCTATGAATGTCCTCAGTGCAGAAGAACCTTCAAATCCAGAGACGCATTAAATAAGCaccaaataatccacacagaagAGAATGCCCAGAGTGTGGAAAAACCGTATCAAtgcccagactgtgggaaaagctttcGATGGAAGGAATATCTGTCATCACATCAGAAAATCCACAAAGAAGACGCGCCCTATGGATGCCTGGAGTGTGGGAAATGCTTTAAACGGAAGTATTATCTTGTCTTGCATCAGAGaacacatactggagagaaaccttaTGAATGTCCTCATTGTGGAAAAGCTTTCCGAACAAAAGGTGCATTGAATGAGCATCAGAgcatccacactggggagaaaccataccaATGCCTGGAATGTAAGAAAAGCTTCCGAAGTAAGGATCAACTTGGTTCACATCAGATAATCCACAAAAATGAGGCCCTTTATGGATGTCTGGTGTGCGGGAAAGGTTTTCGCCGTGAGAGTCTGCTTGTGTTACACCAGAGAATTCACACCGGAGAAAAACCATTTGAGTGTCCTGAGTGTGGAAAAACCTTCCATGACAGAAACATACTGAAAAGACATCAgaaaatccacacaggagagaaaccccaTGAATGTCCCGTGTGTGGCAAAAGTTTCCTACGAAGTTACTGTCTCACTgaacaccagagaatccacactggagagaaacccttTAAATGTTTTGAGTGTGGAAAAGCATTTCGGAAAGGGAAGATGTTGACTTCACACCACAGACACCATATAAGAAAAGAAAGTCATGAGGAGACtgaatgtggaaaaagctttcCAAGTAAGAAAAATCCAAATACACACCAGCAAATACACACAGGAGAAATGTTAAAGAGTTACTCTGATGTAGAACCTTCCATGAATGTTGAGGACTCAGATGGACTGGAGAGTCCACACAGTGAGGACAGTGTGTCTCTTGCGGGACAACATCTGTGA